Part of the Maridesulfovibrio sp. genome, ACTACCTTTTTGAAGTCAGCAACCAGCCTAAAACCATTCAGGATGCTGCCGAAGCGGCCATGCGTGAGATCATCGGTAAAACCAAGATCGAACTGGCCCTGACTACCGGTAAGCTCCAGATTCAGACCGAGACCCGCAACCTGTTGCAGGAGATTGTAGACCGCTACAAACTCGGGGTAAATGTGCTGGCAGTGCAGTTGCAGAACGTGCATCCGCCGAACGAGGTTGTAGACGCCTTTAAGGACGTCGCATCCGCCCGTGAGGACAAGAGCCGTTACATCAACGAAGCGGAAGCATACCGCAACGACATCCTGCCCAAGGCAAGAGGTCAGGCTGCGGTTATCCTGAACAAAGCAGAAGCGTACAAGGAAACCAAGATACGTGAAGCTGAAGGTCAGGCTAAACGTTTTATGGCTGTCTACAAGGAATACCTGAAGGCCAAGGACATTACTGTTAAGCGTCTGTATCTGGAAACAATGCAGAACATCCTGTCCAATCCTGAAGTCAAGAAAGTCATTCTTTCCGATGACTCGGCCAAGAAGGCTCTTCCGTTCCTCTCTCTGGACGGCAGCACCCTTCCCATCCAAACCGGTAAAAAATAGGGGATAAGACATGAGTTTACTCAAGAAAAGTTCCGCTCCCCTGGCAATTCTGATTATTGTTGCCGTACTGGGGATTGCGCAGAGTGCATACATAGTAAAGCAGACCGAGAAAGCCATAGTGCTCCAGCTCGGTAAGCCCAAATCCGGACCCATGGGACCGGGGCTGCATTTCAAGCTGCCCTTTGTCCAGAACGTGATCTACTTTGATTCACGTCTTCTGGAATATGATGCCCGTCCGGCAGAAATTCTGACCAAAGACAAGAAAAACATGGTTG contains:
- the hflK gene encoding FtsH protease activity modulator HflK, producing MSVYLTYQIYMNWDWDKLSEQRQRNKGGGGAPKPPNVDDINSTIRKLRGTGLPGGKFIIIGIILLWFLSGVYIVEPDEVGVVTRFGKYVTTTAPGPHYHLPVPIESVMKPKVTQIRRVEVGFRSYGSSRSFTQGQSRNVPEESLMLTGDENIVDVQFIVQYQIKDPVNYLFEVSNQPKTIQDAAEAAMREIIGKTKIELALTTGKLQIQTETRNLLQEIVDRYKLGVNVLAVQLQNVHPPNEVVDAFKDVASAREDKSRYINEAEAYRNDILPKARGQAAVILNKAEAYKETKIREAEGQAKRFMAVYKEYLKAKDITVKRLYLETMQNILSNPEVKKVILSDDSAKKALPFLSLDGSTLPIQTGKK